A region of the Bacteroidota bacterium genome:
ATTTTCCGTCACCATTATCGCTAGGTAATATCATTCCTTTTCGGTCGGTAAATATTAAAACAATTTCCGTTTTATAATCTTTAACAGCATCAACATATAATTCAACGGTAGGTTTATTATCTTCATAAAACTGATCACAATTTATCCAACCTAATCGCGTGGCCTGCAAAATAATTTTATTTGCATTAATTGTTTTATCCATAATTAATGTATCGTATGAAGTGCCTTCATTTTCGACCCAACGTTCGGTTACTTTAATGCGCTGACCTAATTTATTAAAGTCGAATTTGCTGCGCCATTTTTCAATTGTATCGCTCACAAATAATTTTGCACCGGAAATATTCCATACCTTATCAATTTCCGAAGGATTTGCCGCCGGCGTCCAGTTAACCACCTGTGTTCTTGCATTTTCATTACCATAAAATAAACCGAACCCGTCATTTTCTTCCCGCTCTGCAAACTGCACTTCCATTAAGGTTCCGCCTTTTAATCGCAAGGCATTATCGTTTCTCGAAGCTTCAATATTTATCATGCCCGCCGATTCCAACACCTGCCCGTTTGAAGTAGTAGTTAATTTTTGATTTATAATATCCAACATCGAATAATATTCGGTAATGGCAATTGTTACATCACCATTTGGCACACTACCATTTTCATAAACCAGACTATTTGCAGGGATTTTAATTCTTGTTCCTTCGGCAGCAGTAAATTCAATATCGCGATTGGGTTTAACAACAAAAACTTGTGGTTTTTTATTTCGTTGTGCCAATTTATAATCGGTCCATAAAATAATATCCACTCTTCTGTTCATTGCTTTTTCAGCTTCCGTTTTATTTTTATTTATCGCATTTGTTTCACCATAATATTTAGTTTCCACTGCATAACGATTACCATAAAACTTAGCACTCACATTCCCCACACGCGCTTCCGACAACGACATATTTGAAGCATCCGAACCATCAGGATCGGCATATCCTTTTAAAAACACCGCATTATAACTCGAATCCTTCGCCAAAGCCAAAAAATCATCAATGGTTAAAGCATCAGCAGGATTTAAATCGGCCTTGCCCTTTTCAAAATAAACAGAAAATGTAATTGGTTGTGATTGCGCAGATAATTCAAGTATACTAAACACAAACAAAGTAGCAATTAATATACGCATAGGTGTGAGTTTCCCCAACAAACGTTAAAAGCCAAAAATTTATTGTTACCCCCAATTCTATCAAAAAAAATTACACCCACCCTTAGCGCGCTTTGCTTCCCCCACATATGCGAGAAACATATCCTACCAAACCACATCATTCAATAAAAATACATCCTACAAAAACATCATCCCAAAAAACACACCCTACAAAAAAATCACATCCACCCTTCGCGCCCTTTGCCCTTTGCAGCTTTGCGAGAATCACCTCCTACCAAGAAACACATCTTACAAAAAAACATTCATCCGAAAAACACATCCTACAAAAAAACCACACCAACCCTTCGCGCCCTTTGCCCTTTGCGTCCTTCGCGAGAAACACATCATACAGAAACACATCCTTCCAAGAAAAACATTATAAAAAAAACACATCATACAAAAACATCTCCCCGAAAAAACCCACACCAACCCTTCGCGCCCTTTGCCCTTTGCGGCCTTCGCGAAAAAAAAAACACACAAACGGGAAAAAAACCCCCCGGAAAAAACCACAAAAAAAAAAAAAAACAATCCACATCATACAGAAACACATCCTTCCAAGAAACACATTATAAAAAAAACACATCATACAAAAACATCTTCCCGAAAAAAAACACACCAACCCTTCGCGCCCTTTGCCCTTTGCGGCCTTCGCGAGAAACACATCATACAGAAACACATCCTACGGAAACACACTTGTCCGAAAAACACATCCTACAGAAACACAGGCACCCGAAAAACACATCATCGCGAGAACCATCCCTATAGGACCCAAGTAACTACCAAATAAATAATTGAAATTTTAGCGAGCAACCAATCACTCCGTTGGTGGGAATTTTTCAGCCCACATTTTATTGAAAGACTTCGGCGCAATTTTAAACATCTCCCTCCGCTTACCCCATGAATTTTTAAACAACATTTTCAGCGCCATATTTTTTATCGATGGTGAAGGTTTCTCCATCGTTTTTCTATTCATCATTGAACGTCGCCATAGTTTCCAGACTGTTCGTTCAGTTAACGTGCTATATCCTTTTTCAACCGCTTCATTTCTATTATACAACAACAAACTATGCAACTCAATATTCATAGGACAAACCTCAGTGCAATTACCACATAAACTAGATGCATTACTTAAATGTTTGAACTCATCCATTCCCTTAAAATGCGGAGAAATAATTGACCCGATAGGTCCTGAATAAGTTGTGCCGTAGGTATGTCCGCCAATATTTTTATACACCGGACAAGCATTTAAACATGAGCCGCAACGAATACAATACAATGCTTCACGTTGTCTTTCTTCTGCCAATAATTTTGAGCGACCATTGTCTAACAATATCACATACATTTCTTCCGGTCCGTCGGCTTCAATTTCTTTTTTTGGTCCGGTGAAAATGGTATTATATACAGTTACTTTCTGACCCGTTCCAAACGTAGATAACAATGGCCAGAAAATATTTAAATCGTTTACACCGGTAAGCATTTTTTCGATACCCAC
Encoded here:
- a CDS encoding OmpA family protein, which translates into the protein MRILIATLFVFSILELSAQSQPITFSVYFEKGKADLNPADALTIDDFLALAKDSSYNAVFLKGYADPDGSDASNMSLSEARVGNVSAKFYGNRYAVETKYYGETNAINKNKTEAEKAMNRRVDIILWTDYKLAQRNKKPQVFVVKPNRDIEFTAAEGTRIKIPANSLVYENGSVPNGDVTIAITEYYSMLDIINQKLTTTSNGQVLESAGMINIEASRNDNALRLKGGTLMEVQFAEREENDGFGLFYGNENARTQVVNWTPAANPSEIDKVWNISGAKLFVSDTIEKWRSKFDFNKLGQRIKVTERWVENEGTSYDTLIMDKTINANKIILQATRLGWINCDQFYEDNKPTVELYVDAVKDYKTEIVLIFTDRKGMILPSDNGDGKLVFHNVPQGEKAIITGVGSAEGKLYFAKVDLITAATAVKLDMQETAIKDISGQLATLN